In Treponema vincentii, a single window of DNA contains:
- a CDS encoding RNA recognition motif domain-containing protein: MAQKIYVGNLNYATTEEGLTNLFGTYGEVVSAVVIKDKFSNRSKGFGFVEMADEGAAQNAIAELNEKEFEGRRLRVNVAQEKPRRTYP; the protein is encoded by the coding sequence ATGGCTCAAAAAATCTATGTAGGAAATTTAAACTACGCAACCACGGAAGAAGGTTTGACCAACTTATTTGGAACTTACGGTGAAGTCGTTTCAGCAGTTGTAATTAAAGACAAGTTCAGCAACCGCTCAAAAGGTTTCGGATTTGTTGAAATGGCCGACGAAGGTGCCGCACAAAATGCTATTGCAGAATTAAACGAAAAAGAGTTCGAAGGACGCCGCCTTCGCGTTAATGTCGCGCAGGAAAAACCCCGCCGAACTTATCCCTAA